A window of Longispora fulva contains these coding sequences:
- a CDS encoding substrate-binding domain-containing protein — MFRSRIHSGVALTAGFALVVGLAACSSGKEDAKAGADTKVTGKISISYLQKQGDQEYFVGEAAGAQAKAKELGIDLKVVNLGNDANKTVSEVNAAVAQKANGVIIVVPDPAVGPQVVQAAKTGGVALLASDDQICVDGTDPSKCAKDKLVPRIGFSGTQMGGEVGKRAAAEFTKAGWAEADTAIISAWKQDVTVCTDRVTAAKDAFKTATGKTVKNIDVGTENTPTSAQDKVAATVTANRAVKHWIVWGCNDENVSGGVTALQNGGYTADNVIGVGLGAYLACKDWGSGKPTGMKAALFINGYEVGALAVQTMFDKLKNGVAMPAEAFAPTKMVDAATWKEAGVKCSA; from the coding sequence ATGTTCCGATCCCGTATCCACAGTGGCGTCGCGTTGACGGCCGGATTCGCCCTCGTTGTCGGCCTGGCCGCCTGTTCCTCCGGCAAGGAGGACGCGAAGGCCGGCGCGGACACGAAGGTGACCGGCAAGATCTCGATCTCCTACCTGCAGAAGCAGGGCGACCAGGAGTACTTCGTCGGCGAGGCCGCCGGCGCGCAGGCCAAGGCGAAGGAGCTGGGGATCGACCTGAAGGTCGTCAACCTCGGCAACGACGCGAACAAGACGGTCAGCGAGGTGAACGCCGCGGTAGCGCAGAAGGCCAACGGCGTGATCATCGTGGTGCCCGACCCGGCCGTGGGCCCCCAGGTCGTGCAGGCCGCCAAGACCGGCGGCGTCGCGCTGCTGGCCTCCGACGACCAGATCTGCGTGGACGGCACCGACCCGTCGAAGTGTGCCAAGGACAAGCTGGTGCCGCGGATCGGGTTCAGCGGCACCCAGATGGGCGGCGAGGTCGGCAAGCGGGCCGCGGCGGAGTTCACGAAGGCCGGCTGGGCCGAGGCCGACACCGCGATCATCTCCGCGTGGAAGCAGGACGTCACGGTGTGCACCGACCGGGTGACCGCCGCGAAGGACGCGTTCAAGACCGCCACCGGCAAGACGGTGAAGAACATCGACGTCGGCACGGAGAACACTCCGACCTCCGCGCAGGACAAGGTCGCCGCCACGGTCACGGCGAACCGCGCCGTCAAGCACTGGATCGTGTGGGGCTGCAACGACGAGAACGTCTCCGGCGGCGTGACCGCGCTGCAGAACGGCGGCTACACGGCTGACAACGTCATCGGCGTCGGCCTGGGCGCGTACCTGGCGTGCAAGGACTGGGGCTCGGGCAAGCCGACCGGCATGAAGGCCGCCCTGTTCATCAACGGCTACGAGGTCGGGGCACTCGCGGTGCAAACCATGTTCGACAAGCTCAAGAACGGCGTCGCGATGCCGGCCGAGGCGTTCGCCCCCACCAAGATGGTCGACGCCGCCACCTGGAAGGAAGCCGGAGTCAAGTGCTCGGCGTAG
- a CDS encoding HAD family hydrolase — protein MTTPRIGLVIFDCDGVLVDIERIAVRIQLALGVELGWPMTGSEVVERFIGRSSPFIEEQLGDRLGPDVAATWLETYERRQAVAVESELTAVDGVVEALDGITLPTCVASNGSQAKMRDTLGRTGLYGRFEGRIFSAAEVARGKPAPDLFLYAARSMGVDPSRCVVVEDSRYGVQAARAAGMRVLGYAGGVTPAHWLEGPDTTLFDDMRTLPGLLAGLSRVGQP, from the coding sequence ATGACGACACCGCGGATCGGGTTGGTGATTTTCGATTGTGACGGGGTGCTGGTCGACATCGAGCGGATCGCCGTGCGGATCCAGTTGGCCCTCGGGGTGGAGCTGGGTTGGCCGATGACGGGGTCGGAGGTCGTGGAGCGGTTCATCGGCCGGTCGAGCCCGTTCATCGAGGAGCAGCTTGGCGACCGTCTCGGGCCGGATGTCGCGGCGACGTGGCTGGAGACGTATGAGCGGCGTCAGGCCGTGGCGGTGGAGTCCGAGCTGACCGCCGTCGACGGGGTGGTCGAGGCGCTCGACGGGATCACCTTGCCCACGTGTGTGGCGTCCAACGGTAGTCAGGCGAAGATGCGTGACACGTTGGGTCGGACCGGTCTGTACGGGCGCTTCGAGGGCCGGATCTTCAGTGCGGCGGAGGTGGCGCGGGGCAAGCCGGCGCCTGATCTGTTCTTGTACGCGGCCAGGTCGATGGGTGTTGATCCGTCGCGGTGTGTCGTGGTCGAGGACAGCCGGTACGGGGTCCAGGCAGCCCGCGCGGCCGGCATGCGCGTCCTCGGTTATGCCGGGGGAGTGACGCCCGCGCACTGGCTGGAGGGCCCGGACACCACACTCTTCGACGACATGCGCACGCTCCCGGGGCTGCTCGCCGGGCTGTCGCGCGTGGGCCAGCCGTAG
- a CDS encoding leucine-rich repeat domain-containing protein, translated as MGEDVESQVFPNRWARASGPGGRGSARDLCGCIDRMSTRPRRPTRFHPERQDVTAPGWIRLLELVEEAAADGREVFTPLVELTAEQRREVVTLPPTIAQLTSVKHLVLYGSNLVRIPPEIGEMRALEEFTPYTSYRLHWFPYEITRCSNLRRSTVSTRALYGNRTLRPHFPSLRPPVAGAHGDDLDPGVWGATTIRTCSVCDRSVEGVRLHQVWISRWTSGADVLPLLVNACSMTCVGALPAPTEGYVRTPHTGGPGIDQPPAG; from the coding sequence ATGGGTGAGGATGTGGAGTCGCAGGTGTTCCCCAACCGCTGGGCCCGCGCCTCCGGTCCGGGCGGCCGTGGTTCGGCTCGCGATCTGTGCGGATGTATCGACCGGATGAGCACCCGGCCGCGGCGGCCGACCCGGTTTCATCCGGAACGCCAGGACGTCACCGCGCCGGGATGGATCCGCCTGCTCGAACTTGTCGAGGAGGCGGCGGCCGACGGACGGGAGGTCTTCACCCCGCTCGTGGAACTCACCGCGGAACAGCGGCGCGAGGTCGTCACCCTCCCGCCGACCATCGCCCAGCTGACGTCGGTGAAGCACCTTGTGCTGTACGGCAGCAACCTGGTGCGCATCCCACCTGAGATCGGCGAGATGCGAGCCCTGGAGGAGTTCACCCCGTACACCTCCTACCGTCTGCACTGGTTTCCCTACGAGATCACCCGGTGCTCCAACCTGCGGCGCAGCACGGTGAGCACTCGGGCCCTCTATGGCAACCGCACACTGCGGCCGCACTTTCCGTCCCTGCGCCCGCCGGTGGCCGGCGCCCACGGAGATGACCTCGACCCCGGCGTGTGGGGTGCCACGACGATTCGTACCTGCAGTGTCTGCGACCGGAGCGTCGAGGGTGTGAGGCTCCACCAGGTCTGGATCTCGCGGTGGACGTCGGGCGCTGACGTCCTGCCGCTCCTGGTCAACGCCTGCTCCATGACGTGCGTGGGCGCGTTGCCCGCGCCGACAGAGGGCTACGTCCGGACGCCGCACACCGGAGGGCCTGGCATCGACCAGCCGCCGGCCGGCTAG
- a CDS encoding LysR family transcriptional regulator gives MELRDIEIFLTLAEELHFGRTAELLRVSQARVSQAIRKQERRIGATLFDRTSRTVTLTPIGRRLRDDLQQAYDLLQGGLARATAAGQGIGGTLRLGVMGALGAELRPVVEAFRARHPDGDVEISEFHFSDPFTRLRSGDVDVQLMWLPVREPDLTVGPVVLTEGRVLAVSTDSDLAGRDAVSMNDLGGRTVLDPGADMPDYWLEAMLPKRTPEGRLIPRGPAARTFHEVLTRVAAGQLVCPLNEHVRWYYSHPGITYLPIRDAPRTEWALVWSTANRSAHLRALIETVGGGEPRPIVPGP, from the coding sequence GTGGAACTGCGCGACATCGAGATCTTCCTGACCCTCGCCGAGGAACTGCACTTCGGGAGGACCGCGGAGCTGCTGCGCGTCTCACAGGCCCGGGTGAGCCAGGCGATCCGCAAGCAGGAACGCCGCATCGGCGCGACCCTGTTCGACCGCACCAGTCGCACCGTAACCCTGACCCCGATCGGGCGTCGGCTCCGCGACGATCTCCAACAGGCGTACGACCTGCTCCAGGGCGGCCTGGCCCGCGCCACCGCCGCAGGGCAGGGCATCGGCGGCACGCTGCGCCTCGGGGTGATGGGCGCGCTCGGCGCGGAACTGCGCCCCGTGGTCGAGGCGTTCCGTGCCCGGCACCCGGACGGCGACGTGGAGATCAGCGAGTTCCATTTCAGCGACCCCTTCACCCGGCTGCGTTCCGGCGACGTCGACGTCCAGCTCATGTGGCTCCCGGTACGCGAACCCGACCTGACCGTCGGCCCGGTCGTCCTGACCGAGGGCCGGGTCCTCGCGGTGTCCACCGACTCGGACCTGGCCGGCCGGGACGCGGTGTCGATGAACGACCTCGGCGGGCGCACCGTCCTGGACCCCGGAGCTGACATGCCGGACTACTGGCTCGAGGCGATGCTCCCCAAGCGCACGCCCGAGGGCCGGCTGATCCCGAGGGGCCCGGCCGCGCGGACCTTCCACGAGGTCCTCACCCGGGTCGCCGCCGGGCAGCTCGTCTGCCCGTTGAACGAGCACGTCCGGTGGTACTACAGCCACCCCGGCATCACCTACCTGCCGATCCGCGACGCTCCGCGTACCGAGTGGGCGCTGGTCTGGTCGACCGCCAACCGGTCGGCGCACCTGCGCGCTCTCATCGAGACCGTCGGCGGAGGCGAACCCCGCCCCATCGTGCCGGGCCCGTGA
- a CDS encoding putative Ig domain-containing protein, whose product MLSRTALSRVAFAVTVLSATALLAAFALTPSPAGAVPIAGQTTRVSAATGLPTDREGSSYDGAISEDGTQVAFMSYSHLDPLDSCVGDCNYPDVYLRDSRANRTVLLTRGQLAPPPRVAYPGPQTSTVDQPASLQLTVTSQAGPVTWAADGLPTGLTIDKDTGLISGTPTAPATYDVKVTATDRNSRRGDLTFEWVVRDVPVTVHEHSGLIKVVGYRIADVTNSATGGHPPYRWSATNMPPGLTIDPATGTMSGTPSQVGVTDSVVTATDTTGASGNTTVRWDIVPRLLVIHESRPGPDLGDIRDHAVNPERLRVVSGGEAPFTWTIVGTPPPGITYTPTTGPELELRGTPTTLGTFRFRVDVRSADLGEAHFPLNWTIVGSTVSGETRLRAEAADPEEWRADGESELPSVSGTGRYVAFQTDATNLVREDSDNMNDVVIVDRDPDGDGVFDEPRPGSTAMDYRYLYAGQVRTSEGSRTNATESPSLNADATAVAWRDRTLHGDPDYSRVRITPLVHGENGQLTAGPIEDAAFPALAGMHPVSTGDPAISADGRHVVFAALYCGTSCGATQREILVDHDRVTGTATRIDAGDGGKPLAEGGFGKVAVSRTGQMVAFAYARRVTGEPATQVYVVDRGTPTGGTFPGPATYWLASRDATGAPAAGAEPTLSTDGRYLAFVTDDRGVHNGWDRYLSSERSSCLHTRYTANICQVVARDLIRDRAHVKAGTPVGPAELVSASHTFPCVVPTGGTGTPSRGPTPATPPPPNSTCGGNEHSNAPALSGDGRFVAFGSTADDLAPDDVNGYADVFTREFMPGLKKVDPLVFGTVDVGDKATETATVTVEGFGPLPISKADIAKGPDFTLDPADTCAGTVRHEEDPCLVPVRFTPTAKGERTGTVTVTGGRAPVKGLLDIGLVGGTGPARHNAIAQPDPVAFGDRLLITPSGPATVTVTNQGTRDPEKIGAVALDGQFAADYAITRNLCQDVVLAPGASCTVALTHAPHGVGQRPGSLRIVHGPLDTPLLVGLTGGGKAPTLRANPAVVRPGGTTSVQGTNFPASRPVTVVLAGLAPVTVTADADGNLATTYLVLPKTPALPRTLAAVIPGVSDPVAFTVPGLATPVTAPLLVEAGTLQESDFHRRR is encoded by the coding sequence ATGCTGAGCCGTACCGCGCTGTCCCGGGTCGCGTTCGCCGTGACCGTTCTGTCCGCGACGGCCCTGCTCGCCGCGTTCGCCCTGACCCCGTCCCCGGCCGGCGCCGTCCCGATCGCCGGTCAGACCACCCGGGTGTCCGCTGCCACCGGCCTGCCCACGGACCGGGAGGGCAGCAGCTACGACGGCGCGATCTCCGAGGACGGCACCCAGGTGGCGTTCATGTCCTACAGTCACCTCGATCCGCTGGACTCCTGCGTGGGCGACTGCAACTACCCCGACGTGTACCTGCGCGACAGCCGCGCGAACCGGACCGTGCTCCTCACCCGGGGCCAGCTCGCACCGCCGCCGCGGGTGGCGTACCCGGGGCCGCAGACGAGCACCGTCGACCAGCCGGCCAGCCTGCAACTGACCGTCACCAGCCAGGCGGGCCCGGTCACCTGGGCTGCCGACGGCCTGCCCACCGGGCTGACCATCGACAAGGACACCGGCCTGATCTCGGGCACCCCGACCGCGCCCGCGACGTACGACGTGAAGGTCACCGCCACCGACCGCAACAGCCGCCGAGGCGACCTGACGTTCGAGTGGGTCGTGCGCGACGTGCCGGTGACGGTGCACGAGCACTCCGGCCTGATCAAGGTCGTCGGGTACCGCATAGCGGACGTGACCAACTCCGCCACCGGCGGGCACCCGCCGTACCGCTGGTCGGCCACGAACATGCCGCCCGGCCTGACGATCGACCCGGCGACCGGCACGATGTCGGGCACCCCGAGCCAGGTGGGGGTCACCGACTCCGTCGTCACGGCCACCGACACCACCGGCGCGTCCGGCAACACGACCGTCCGGTGGGACATCGTCCCCCGGTTACTGGTCATCCACGAGAGCCGACCAGGACCGGACCTCGGCGACATCCGCGACCACGCCGTGAACCCGGAGCGCCTGCGCGTGGTCAGCGGCGGGGAGGCCCCCTTCACGTGGACGATCGTGGGCACGCCGCCGCCGGGGATCACGTACACGCCCACCACGGGGCCCGAGCTCGAACTCAGGGGCACCCCGACGACCCTCGGCACCTTCCGGTTCCGGGTGGACGTGCGCAGCGCCGACCTCGGCGAGGCGCACTTCCCACTCAACTGGACCATCGTCGGCTCCACGGTCAGCGGCGAGACGCGACTGCGGGCCGAAGCGGCCGACCCGGAGGAGTGGCGCGCCGACGGCGAGAGCGAGCTGCCGTCGGTCTCGGGCACGGGCCGGTACGTCGCGTTCCAGACCGACGCGACCAACCTGGTCCGCGAGGACTCCGACAACATGAACGACGTCGTGATCGTCGATCGCGACCCCGACGGTGACGGCGTCTTCGACGAGCCCCGCCCCGGGAGCACCGCGATGGACTACCGCTACCTGTACGCAGGTCAGGTCCGGACGTCGGAGGGCTCCCGGACCAACGCCACCGAGTCGCCGAGCCTGAACGCTGACGCGACCGCCGTCGCCTGGCGGGACAGGACCCTGCACGGCGATCCCGACTACTCCCGGGTGCGGATCACCCCCCTCGTGCACGGCGAGAACGGTCAGCTCACCGCCGGCCCGATCGAGGACGCGGCCTTCCCCGCGCTCGCGGGCATGCACCCGGTGAGCACCGGCGACCCGGCGATCTCGGCCGACGGCCGGCACGTCGTGTTCGCCGCCCTCTACTGCGGGACCTCCTGCGGCGCCACCCAGCGCGAGATCCTGGTGGACCACGACCGGGTGACCGGCACCGCGACCAGGATCGACGCCGGTGACGGCGGCAAGCCGCTGGCCGAGGGCGGCTTCGGCAAGGTGGCCGTCTCACGGACCGGCCAGATGGTCGCGTTCGCTTACGCCCGGCGCGTCACGGGCGAGCCCGCGACGCAGGTGTACGTCGTGGACCGCGGCACCCCGACCGGTGGCACGTTCCCCGGCCCGGCCACGTACTGGCTGGCCTCCCGCGACGCCACGGGCGCCCCGGCGGCCGGGGCCGAGCCGACCCTGTCCACCGACGGGCGGTACCTGGCGTTCGTCACCGACGACCGGGGCGTGCACAACGGGTGGGACCGGTACCTGTCGTCGGAGCGGAGTTCGTGCCTGCACACCCGGTACACGGCGAATATCTGTCAGGTCGTCGCCCGCGACCTGATCCGGGACCGGGCGCACGTCAAGGCCGGGACGCCGGTCGGCCCGGCAGAACTGGTCTCCGCCAGCCACACGTTCCCGTGCGTCGTGCCCACCGGCGGCACGGGCACGCCCTCCCGGGGCCCGACGCCCGCCACGCCCCCACCGCCGAACAGCACCTGCGGCGGCAACGAGCACAGCAACGCGCCGGCGCTGTCGGGCGACGGACGGTTCGTCGCGTTCGGCTCGACGGCCGACGACCTTGCTCCCGACGACGTCAACGGGTACGCCGACGTGTTCACCCGCGAGTTCATGCCGGGCCTGAAGAAGGTGGACCCGCTCGTGTTCGGCACGGTGGACGTCGGCGACAAGGCGACCGAGACCGCCACAGTCACGGTCGAGGGCTTCGGTCCGCTGCCGATCAGCAAGGCGGACATCGCCAAGGGACCCGACTTCACCCTCGACCCGGCGGACACCTGCGCCGGCACCGTCCGGCACGAGGAGGACCCCTGTCTCGTCCCGGTGCGGTTCACGCCCACCGCGAAGGGCGAACGCACCGGCACGGTCACCGTCACCGGAGGTCGCGCCCCGGTGAAGGGCCTGCTGGACATCGGGCTCGTCGGCGGTACCGGTCCGGCACGGCACAACGCGATCGCGCAGCCGGACCCGGTCGCGTTCGGCGACCGTCTCCTGATCACCCCGAGCGGCCCGGCCACGGTGACCGTGACCAACCAGGGCACCCGGGATCCGGAGAAGATCGGCGCCGTGGCCCTGGACGGCCAGTTCGCCGCGGACTACGCGATCACCAGGAACCTGTGTCAGGACGTGGTGCTCGCGCCGGGCGCCAGTTGCACGGTCGCGCTGACCCACGCCCCGCACGGCGTCGGCCAGCGCCCCGGCAGCCTCAGGATCGTCCACGGACCCCTGGACACCCCGCTGCTCGTCGGGTTGACCGGCGGCGGCAAGGCGCCGACGCTGCGCGCCAACCCCGCCGTGGTCCGCCCCGGCGGGACGACGTCCGTGCAGGGCACCAACTTCCCCGCGTCCCGGCCGGTCACGGTCGTCCTGGCCGGTCTGGCACCCGTGACGGTGACGGCGGACGCGGACGGCAACCTCGCCACGACGTACCTGGTGTTGCCGAAGACCCCCGCGCTGCCGCGCACGCTCGCGGCGGTGATCCCCGGCGTGTCCGACCCGGTGGCGTTCACCGTGCCGGGACTGGCCACGCCGGTGACGGCCCCGCTCCTGGTCGAGGCCGGCACTCTGCAGGAGTCGGACTTCCACCGGCGTAGGTAG
- a CDS encoding Xaa-Pro dipeptidyl-peptidase, protein MWIRALTTATLLTGLLVPAPAAAAGTLAAIEERVYVETTVDSDHDGRPDRVALDIARPADGAKVPVIFEHSPYRTGLNAVTNHDVNVDRLPQETALAGPGDGPTVLKAMPDLPGWYDDYFVPRGYAVVLGHSIGTGASEGCPTSGDAAETQSTKAVIDWLNGRARGYSPSGQPVTASWSTGKVGMTGISYNGTLPNMVATTGVDGLKTIVPISAISSWYDYYRANGLVVAPGGYQGEDADILAKAVVQRPGCADEIADLTARQDRTTGDYQPFWQDRDYTRLASGVKASVFVMHGQSDWNVKGKQYASWWDALARAGVPRKIWLHNAGHGAPSRSDYQATLGRWFDYWLKGVNNGIMDEPMADVQYADGTWKQLANWPDPAVRDVNLSLTAAGDLSTTPVPSEIRHSFTDEGRTKTPATLVANPDTANPNRLVYRTATLPAAVRLSGTPRVSLQAAVTNRPDANLTALLVDYGTGTPVIVTRGWLDPQNRTGPDTTTPVVQGQEYTLRFDLQPKDHVFATGHRIGLVVISTDYDFTLRPLGGTGLRLAPAYSTLTLPSVGLTTGTVVYSDDFETDRGWQVNPDGTDTATAGRFERGNPETTTSGGTMQDGTTPSGSFDLVTGALAGASVGANDLDGGVSSVRSPAIALPAGGNYTLTFACYLAHLNNASSADYLRVRVLHAGGTATVFTRTGSATQVTAAWSTQTVDLSAYAGQSIRLVVEAADTDPGSLIEAGVDDVRILRS, encoded by the coding sequence ATGTGGATCAGAGCCCTCACGACCGCGACCCTCCTCACCGGACTGTTGGTGCCCGCCCCGGCTGCCGCCGCCGGCACCCTCGCCGCCATCGAGGAACGGGTGTACGTGGAAACGACCGTGGACTCCGACCACGACGGCAGACCCGACCGGGTGGCCCTCGACATCGCCCGGCCGGCGGACGGGGCGAAGGTGCCGGTCATCTTCGAGCACAGCCCCTACCGGACCGGGCTGAACGCCGTCACCAACCACGACGTCAACGTCGACCGGCTCCCCCAGGAGACCGCCCTCGCCGGGCCCGGCGACGGACCGACAGTGCTGAAGGCGATGCCCGACCTGCCCGGCTGGTACGACGACTACTTCGTCCCCAGGGGCTACGCCGTCGTGCTCGGGCACAGCATCGGCACCGGGGCCTCCGAGGGCTGCCCGACCAGCGGGGACGCCGCCGAGACCCAGTCCACCAAAGCGGTCATCGACTGGCTCAACGGCCGGGCCAGGGGCTACTCCCCCTCCGGCCAGCCGGTGACGGCGTCGTGGAGCACCGGCAAGGTCGGCATGACCGGGATCTCCTACAACGGCACGCTGCCGAACATGGTGGCCACCACCGGCGTCGACGGCCTGAAGACCATCGTGCCGATCTCCGCCATCTCCAGCTGGTACGACTACTACCGGGCCAACGGCCTCGTCGTCGCACCGGGCGGCTACCAGGGCGAGGACGCCGACATCCTCGCCAAGGCCGTGGTCCAGCGCCCCGGCTGCGCCGACGAGATCGCCGACCTGACCGCCCGGCAGGACCGGACCACCGGCGACTACCAGCCGTTCTGGCAGGACCGGGACTACACCCGGCTGGCCTCCGGCGTGAAGGCGTCGGTGTTCGTGATGCACGGGCAGAGCGACTGGAACGTGAAGGGCAAGCAGTACGCCTCCTGGTGGGACGCGCTGGCCCGCGCGGGCGTACCCCGCAAGATCTGGCTGCACAACGCCGGACACGGCGCGCCGTCGCGTTCGGACTACCAGGCCACGCTGGGCCGGTGGTTCGACTACTGGCTCAAGGGAGTCAACAACGGGATCATGGACGAGCCGATGGCGGACGTGCAGTACGCCGACGGGACGTGGAAGCAGCTCGCCAACTGGCCCGACCCTGCCGTCCGCGACGTGAACCTGAGCCTGACCGCCGCAGGTGACCTCTCGACCACCCCCGTGCCGAGCGAGATCCGGCACAGCTTCACCGACGAGGGCCGGACGAAGACCCCCGCCACCCTCGTCGCGAACCCGGACACCGCGAACCCCAACCGGCTCGTGTACCGCACGGCCACCCTGCCGGCCGCCGTCCGCCTGTCCGGGACGCCCAGGGTCTCGCTGCAGGCCGCCGTGACCAACCGGCCCGACGCGAACCTCACCGCGCTGCTCGTCGACTACGGCACCGGCACCCCCGTGATCGTCACCCGCGGCTGGCTCGACCCGCAGAACCGCACCGGGCCCGACACGACCACACCCGTTGTGCAGGGCCAGGAGTACACCCTGAGATTCGATCTCCAACCCAAGGACCACGTCTTCGCCACCGGCCATCGGATCGGACTCGTGGTGATCAGCACGGACTACGACTTCACGCTCCGGCCGCTCGGCGGCACCGGCCTCAGGCTCGCCCCGGCCTACAGCACCCTGACCCTGCCGTCGGTGGGCCTGACCACGGGCACCGTGGTCTACTCCGACGACTTCGAGACGGACCGCGGCTGGCAGGTCAACCCCGACGGCACCGACACCGCGACCGCCGGCCGGTTCGAACGCGGCAACCCCGAGACCACCACCAGCGGCGGCACGATGCAGGACGGCACCACCCCGTCCGGATCCTTCGACCTGGTCACCGGGGCACTGGCCGGGGCGTCGGTCGGCGCCAACGACCTCGACGGCGGCGTGAGCAGCGTCCGGTCGCCGGCGATCGCGCTGCCGGCGGGCGGCAACTATACGCTGACGTTCGCCTGCTATCTGGCGCACCTGAACAACGCGTCCAGTGCGGACTACCTCCGGGTCCGGGTGCTGCACGCCGGCGGCACGGCAACGGTGTTCACCCGGACCGGCTCGGCGACCCAGGTCACGGCCGCGTGGAGCACGCAGACCGTGGACCTGTCCGCCTACGCCGGGCAGAGCATCCGACTCGTGGTCGAGGCCGCCGACACCGACCCGGGCTCCCTGATCGAGGCCGGCGTCGACGACGTCAGGATTCTCCGGTCATAG
- a CDS encoding carboxylesterase/lipase family protein — translation MTVAASEVHTTAGTVRGSREPGLAVFRGIPFAEPPVGVLRLAAPRPARGWTGVRDAVSYGPPPPQAGALGMDALSQDPAADNWLTLNVWSPDTGADLPVMVWIQGGGYVIGMSSLPEYDGARLARDGGVVVVTFNYRVGAEGFAQIEGAPANRGLLDQVAALEWVRDNIRSFGGDPDRVTVFGESAGGGSVAALLAMPRAAGLFRRAIAQSVPGAFFTAELADDIAAACATELGLRPTVADLSTVTPAQLSAAGDAMTAKMGQGARRWGRAASRSIPFSPVVDGDVLPRTPWRALADGAGRDIELLVGHTRDEQRLFSLIEGILGQVTPEQSATALDTFAPGPDGARQYRDGFPDAGPEELYELVHSDWLFRMPSLHLAEAQVAGGGRAHLYELTWPAPGMGGALGACHGLDVPLVFGNLSSGQTAMLIGGPSPEAEELSARMRGAWTAFAAQGDPGWPAYDAGQRLTQLFDAQPAVTAYPEEVSRLIWQDHTFAELPLIRG, via the coding sequence ATGACCGTTGCCGCGTCCGAGGTCCACACGACAGCCGGGACGGTGCGTGGCAGCCGGGAGCCGGGCCTGGCAGTCTTCCGGGGCATCCCGTTCGCCGAGCCACCCGTCGGCGTGCTGCGTCTCGCCGCCCCGCGCCCGGCCCGGGGCTGGACCGGGGTGCGCGACGCCGTGTCGTACGGCCCACCGCCCCCGCAGGCCGGCGCGCTCGGTATGGACGCGCTGTCGCAGGACCCCGCAGCCGACAACTGGCTGACCCTCAACGTCTGGTCCCCCGACACGGGCGCCGACCTGCCGGTCATGGTGTGGATCCAGGGCGGCGGCTACGTGATCGGCATGTCCAGCCTCCCCGAGTACGACGGCGCCCGGCTCGCCCGGGACGGCGGCGTGGTCGTCGTGACGTTCAACTACCGCGTGGGTGCCGAAGGCTTCGCGCAGATCGAGGGCGCACCGGCCAACCGGGGCCTGCTCGACCAGGTCGCCGCCCTGGAATGGGTGCGCGACAACATCAGGTCCTTCGGCGGCGACCCCGACCGGGTCACCGTCTTCGGCGAGTCAGCCGGCGGCGGGTCGGTCGCGGCGCTGCTGGCCATGCCGCGCGCCGCCGGGCTCTTCCGACGCGCCATCGCGCAGAGCGTGCCGGGCGCGTTCTTCACGGCGGAACTCGCCGACGACATCGCCGCAGCCTGTGCCACCGAGCTGGGACTGCGCCCCACGGTCGCCGATCTGTCCACGGTGACCCCGGCCCAACTGTCCGCCGCCGGTGACGCGATGACCGCCAAGATGGGCCAGGGGGCGCGACGCTGGGGCCGGGCGGCGTCCCGGTCGATCCCGTTCTCGCCCGTCGTCGACGGCGACGTCCTGCCCCGCACCCCGTGGCGGGCCCTGGCCGACGGCGCCGGCCGGGACATCGAACTCCTCGTCGGGCACACCCGTGACGAGCAGCGGCTGTTCAGCCTGATCGAGGGCATCCTCGGCCAGGTGACACCGGAGCAGTCGGCGACGGCCCTGGACACCTTCGCCCCCGGCCCGGACGGCGCTCGCCAGTACCGCGACGGCTTCCCCGACGCCGGACCCGAAGAGTTGTACGAACTGGTGCACTCGGACTGGCTGTTCCGGATGCCCTCGCTGCACCTCGCCGAGGCGCAGGTCGCCGGCGGCGGTCGCGCCCACCTGTATGAGTTGACGTGGCCCGCCCCGGGCATGGGCGGCGCGCTCGGTGCCTGCCACGGCCTCGACGTGCCGCTCGTCTTCGGCAACCTGAGCAGCGGGCAGACCGCGATGCTCATCGGCGGTCCGTCGCCCGAGGCGGAGGAGCTGTCGGCCAGGATGCGCGGGGCGTGGACGGCGTTCGCGGCCCAGGGCGACCCGGGGTGGCCGGCGTACGACGCCGGGCAGCGTCTCACCCAGCTTTTCGACGCACAGCCTGCTGTCACGGCGTACCCGGAAGAGGTGTCCCGGCTGATCTGGCAGGACCACACGTTCGCCGAGCTGCCACTCATCCGTGGCTAG